A section of the Methanomicrobiales archaeon genome encodes:
- a CDS encoding glycosyltransferase family 4 protein: MKVVVLCDFAGGIPDRQGNRMYVSEFIAHLSARDDLDLHVITMSERNSDIRCEGCTIHGLRKGGCFSVPYLHPWLLRRMLRLAEDLRPDIIHALSTQYPYSTAAALLRHRYPVLLTAFGIFENEISYYRRDMPASERIFSYLFHSLFILNERYVLSRVPNIVVDAPSIRDLIRRSSKSAIFVVPAGLNIRSLESDSSRLPAEESPDIVFVNNLTWLKGADLLVSALPRVVSAIPDLRVFIGGTGPQETELRRLVQAFRIGRNVRFTGYVSDAEKYAFYRSSKVVVIPSRWDCQPSALFEAAALGRPVIASDTSNPGVLQDGITGMVFRSGDAADLAAKILLLLADEERRERMGSAARMHILQYDWVPVTERYMEIYRHVVSRFRTGKENAGDLRD; encoded by the coding sequence ATGAAGGTAGTGGTTCTCTGCGATTTTGCCGGCGGGATTCCGGACCGTCAGGGCAACCGGATGTACGTATCCGAGTTCATCGCGCACCTCTCCGCACGGGACGATCTGGATCTCCATGTGATCACGATGAGCGAGCGGAACTCCGATATTCGGTGTGAGGGCTGCACGATCCACGGGCTTCGGAAGGGGGGATGCTTCTCGGTCCCCTATTTACACCCCTGGCTCCTCCGGAGAATGCTCCGGCTCGCCGAAGACCTCCGTCCCGATATCATCCACGCACTCTCAACGCAGTATCCCTACTCCACCGCTGCCGCCCTGCTCCGCCACAGGTATCCCGTACTCTTAACCGCATTCGGTATCTTCGAGAACGAGATCTCGTACTACAGAAGGGATATGCCGGCTTCCGAACGGATCTTCTCGTATCTCTTCCATAGTCTCTTCATCCTGAATGAACGGTATGTGCTGTCGAGAGTTCCGAACATCGTCGTCGATGCCCCCTCCATCCGCGACCTGATCCGTCGGTCATCCAAATCGGCCATCTTCGTTGTTCCTGCAGGCCTCAACATCCGAAGTCTCGAATCCGACAGTTCGCGACTGCCGGCGGAAGAGAGCCCCGATATCGTCTTTGTGAATAATCTCACCTGGCTGAAAGGTGCGGATCTGCTCGTATCCGCCCTGCCCCGGGTCGTCTCGGCCATTCCCGATCTACGGGTGTTCATCGGCGGAACGGGGCCGCAGGAGACTGAATTAAGAAGGCTGGTGCAGGCGTTTCGGATCGGGCGGAATGTGCGGTTCACGGGATACGTATCCGATGCCGAGAAGTACGCGTTCTACCGCTCTTCTAAAGTCGTGGTCATTCCATCCCGATGGGACTGCCAGCCCTCCGCGCTCTTCGAAGCGGCGGCGCTCGGCCGGCCGGTGATCGCCTCCGATACCTCCAACCCCGGAGTCCTTCAGGACGGGATCACGGGGATGGTGTTCCGCTCCGGGGATGCCGCCGACCTTGCGGCGAAGATCCTCCTCCTTCTCGCGGACGAGGAACGCCGTGAGCGCATGGGGAGCGCTGCGCGGATGCACATACTCCAGTATGACTGGGTGCCTGTAACGGAGCGCTACATGGAGATCTACCGGCATGTGGTATCGAGATTCCGTACGGGGAAGGAGAATGCAGGGGATCTGCGGGATTAA
- a CDS encoding CARDB domain-containing protein: MALLSLALLGLVVSAASALVVAAADSSAQSRAQAHYLCDGSGDQVQIQQALTAAGSGGVVTLTEGTFNLNGDLNVPSGVTLEGKGVDATTLAWTSGMLRVSSRQNVVLRNFKTTGTGAIFLYNSNHIKVQNVTATVDNSHNTEGAFQIWASNAIVEDIEFNNCRAIDCGRHGFMNDGDGSPKLLRNIRYIDCQAINSGRYSRFSPYGQWTTGFDLAENTDIEDSQVIRCLAEGSFESGFHFEGRPKVTNVVFRDCVARNNGVKPDDYYNPDENMYGCLFGAGFWLHGDVSLYNCTAENNRKAGYSVWYPSSNTKLYNCRDTGSEIGFKLDYTDTIYMENCISQDADRYGIWAANAHHLTAKGLTLITPKGDGSKCNVFGVSGYPVRDSTFNVDTYGGSGTVIACPNGQNVGFSGTVRSNAAQPVSVSGSVSTTGLTILPYNGGMPTPTPTPTPTPTPTPTPAPTPTPTPTPTPTPGTGLPDLVVTGVSWQPANPKAGDTVTLQATIKNQGTAATPAGVIHGVGFELDGGSTVVWSDTWTGPLAPGASITLTVNGGLAGTAVWKPGAGTHTIRAHVDDVNRILESNEGNNVLTATLTVAAATPTPTPTPTPTPTPTPTPAPTPTPTPTPTPTPGTGLPDLVVTGVSWQPANPKAGDTVTLQATIKNQGTAATPAGVIHGVGFELDGGSTVVWSDTWTGPLAPGASITLTVNGGLAGTAVWKPGAGTHTIHAWVDDVNRILESNEDNNIRIANLNVRR, from the coding sequence ATGGCTTTACTGTCTCTAGCACTCCTAGGCCTTGTCGTGAGTGCGGCAAGTGCCCTTGTGGTGGCTGCAGCAGACAGCAGCGCTCAGTCCAGGGCACAGGCGCATTACCTCTGCGACGGCAGCGGGGACCAGGTCCAGATCCAGCAGGCGCTCACCGCAGCCGGGTCCGGCGGGGTCGTCACCCTGACCGAGGGCACCTTCAACCTGAATGGCGACCTCAACGTCCCGAGCGGGGTGACCCTCGAGGGAAAGGGGGTGGATGCCACGACCCTCGCGTGGACCTCCGGCATGCTCCGCGTCAGTTCCCGCCAGAATGTGGTTCTGCGGAACTTCAAGACCACCGGCACCGGGGCGATCTTCCTCTATAACTCCAACCATATCAAAGTGCAGAACGTGACGGCGACTGTGGACAACTCCCACAACACCGAGGGGGCGTTCCAGATCTGGGCCTCCAACGCGATTGTGGAGGACATCGAGTTCAACAACTGCCGGGCGATCGACTGCGGGCGGCACGGNTTCATGAACGACGGCGATGGGTCTCCCAAACTGCTGCGCAACATCCGCTACATCGACTGCCAGGCGATCAACAGCGGCCGCTACAGCCGGTTCAGCCCCTACGGCCAGTGGACGACCGGGTTCGACCTGGCGGAGAACACCGACATCGAGGACTCCCAGGTCATCCGCTGCCTGGCGGAAGGCTCCTTTGAGTCCGGATTCCACTTCGAGGGCCGGCCCAAGGTGACCAACGTGGTCTTCCGGGACTGCGTGGCGCGGAACAACGGCGTGAAGCCGGACGATTATTACAACCCGGATGAGAACATGTACGGGTGTCTGTTCGGTGCCGGTTTCTGGCTGCATGGGGACGTCTCGCTCTACAACTGTACGGCCGAGAATAATCGTAAAGCCGGCTACAGCGTCTGGTATCCCTCGTCAAACACCAAGCTCTATAACTGCCGGGATACCGGTTCCGAGATTGGATTCAAGCTGGACTACACAGACACCATCTACATGGAGAACTGCATCAGCCAGGACGCAGATCGGTACGGGATCTGGGCGGCGAATGCTCACCATCTGACTGCGAAAGGGCTGACACTCATTACACCGAAGGGCGATGGATCCAAGTGCAATGTCTTTGGCGTCTCGGGTTACCCCGTACGGGATTCGACCTTTAACGTGGACACCTATGGCGGTAGCGGAACGGTCATCGCCTGTCCGAATGGGCAGAACGTAGGTTTCTCGGGCACAGTCCGATCCAATGCTGCCCAACCGGTATCGGTATCGGGTTCGGTCAGCACTACAGGTCTCACGATTCTTCCCTACAATGGTGGCATGCCCACCCCGACCCCTACTCCAACACCGACCCCAACACCGACCCCAACACCGGCGCCCACTCCAACACCGACCCCGACGCCCACCCCGACCCCCGGAACGGGATTGCCCGATCTCGTGGTGACCGGGGTCTCCTGGCAGCCCGCCAACCCGAAGGCGGGGGACACGGTGACCCTCCAGGCGACGATCAAGAACCAGGGCACCGCGGCAACCCCGGCCGGCGTGATCCACGGCGTGGGCTTTGAACTCGACGGCGGCTCCACCGTAGTCTGGTCCGACACCTGGACCGGTCCGCTGGCACCGGGCGCCTCCATAACGCTGACGGTAAACGGCGGATTGGCAGGCACCGCTGTCTGGAAGCCGGGAGCTGGAACGCACACCATCCGTGCCCATGTGGACGACGTCAACCGTATCCTGGAGAGCAACGAAGGCAATAATGTGCTTACGGCGACCCTGACCGTCGCCGCGGCAACGCCCACCCCGACCCCTACTCCAACACCGACCCCAACACCAACCCCAACACCGGCGCCCACTCCAACACCGACCCCGACGCCCACCCCGACCCCCGGAACGGGATTGCCCGATCTCGTGGTGACCGGGGTCTCCTGGCAGCCCGCCAACCCGAAGGCGGGGGACACGGTGACCCTCCAGGCGACGATCAAGAACCAGGGCACCGCGGCAACCCCGGCCGGCGTGATCCACGGCGTGGGCTTTGAACTCGACGGCGGCTCCACCGTAGTCTGGTCCGACACCTGGACCGGTCCGCTGGCACCGGGCGCCTCCATAACGCTGACGGTAAACGGCGGATTGGCAGGCACCGCTGTCTGGAAGCCGGGAGCTGGAACGCACACCATCCATGCCTGGGTGGACGATGTCAACCGCATCCTGGAGAGCAACGAAGATAACAACATCCGTATCGCCAATCTGAACGTCCGCCGCTGA
- a CDS encoding glycosyltransferase family 4 protein, translated as MGLQYLGILTFPIERSGITPLTNLIRILSNLSADRIALITGNSGISAFKGDPRVQLQGICHKRGENAVSRLWNYIIAQLRLAYLIARQQKTDLWVFFFGGELLVLPMVTAKIQKKPVILVLPASNSIILASSCDAFQRYSRGLTEINCRLCDRIVLYSPSLIREWGLERFRDKIRFAPEHLIDYSAFRERKPLGERSTRIAYVGRHVEEKGILQFVQAIPEILSARGDIECIIAGDGPLRERLEQSLREANVSDRVRFTGWIPHDELPEFFNTCRLVVLPSFTEGLPNVMLEAMACGTPVLATPVGAVPDFIRDGESGFIAPDNTPACLTYHVLRALAHPDLEAIAREARDHVQSEMNPAVAVERFARIVEGLKNRR; from the coding sequence ATGGGATTGCAATACCTTGGCATACTCACATTTCCAATCGAGAGGTCCGGTATCACTCCCCTGACCAACCTGATCCGGATTCTCTCGAACCTCTCTGCCGACCGGATCGCCCTAATCACGGGCAACAGCGGCATTTCTGCCTTTAAAGGGGATCCCCGCGTGCAGCTGCAGGGAATCTGTCATAAGCGGGGAGAGAATGCAGTCTCCCGCCTCTGGAACTATATCATTGCGCAGCTCCGGCTGGCCTATTTGATCGCGAGGCAGCAAAAGACAGACCTCTGGGTATTCTTCTTTGGGGGAGAACTCCTCGTACTCCCCATGGTCACCGCTAAAATCCAAAAAAAACCTGTAATACTGGTACTTCCGGCCTCCAACAGCATCATCCTCGCGTCTTCTTGTGATGCGTTTCAGAGATATTCCAGAGGTCTCACCGAGATCAACTGCAGACTCTGCGATCGGATCGTGCTCTACTCGCCCTCTCTCATCCGCGAGTGGGGGCTCGAGCGGTTTCGGGACAAGATACGCTTTGCACCCGAACATCTGATCGATTATTCGGCATTCCGTGAACGGAAGCCGCTAGGAGAAAGAAGTACCAGAATCGCCTATGTCGGCCGGCACGTAGAGGAGAAAGGTATCCTGCAGTTCGTTCAGGCGATTCCGGAGATCCTGTCAGCGCGGGGGGATATCGAGTGTATCATCGCGGGAGACGGCCCTCTGCGCGAGCGCCTGGAACAATCCCTCCGTGAAGCGAATGTGTCGGACCGAGTACGGTTCACGGGCTGGATACCCCATGATGAGCTTCCGGAATTTTTTAATACCTGCAGACTGGTCGTACTGCCTTCTTTTACGGAAGGTCTGCCCAACGTCATGCTGGAGGCCATGGCCTGCGGTACGCCTGTGCTCGCGACGCCGGTGGGAGCAGTACCGGATTTCATCCGCGATGGCGAGAGCGGTTTCATCGCACCCGACAACACGCCCGCGTGCCTGACTTACCATGTCCTGCGGGCTCTGGCCCATCCCGACCTGGAGGCGATCGCGAGGGAGGCTCGAGACCACGTGCAGTCCGAGATGAACCCCGCAGTAGCGGTGGAACGGTTTGCGCGGATCGTCGAGGGGTTGAAGAATCGCAGATGA
- a CDS encoding radical SAM protein, with amino-acid sequence MDTIYVGTNGCQDAQLSSKRVQRFFIANQRSLTDDPRHATCIIFYACGLTKEKEDQSLQVIHDLISKKKPDAELIVWGCLPRQNPAALAEVYDGALVGPRDDDFFDRFGGEISIHQISHAAAADDMATLAPATYHGCARADPLTAVILRGKQGIELLHSRYQYDSSIFYIPVATGCTGHCTYCSERPVFGPIRSRPLEAIRDEFQEGLEKGYNRFSLIATDLGAYGMDRGLCLPDLLQAMIDAAGAAAFKITLNQVEPHNLLLIYPQMKAIFKTGRIDSLMSPVQSGSDRILKLMGRKYSAEAWRDLMLEINSKYPHIRLSTQFLVGFPTETDADFQATLNLLMPPLRLDDLFIFQFSPRPGIPALKLNGTVDKQVKEARAAALLRRFAYRYARNSLRFRSR; translated from the coding sequence ATGGATACGATCTACGTTGGGACAAATGGGTGCCAGGATGCCCAGCTGAGCTCAAAACGCGTCCAAAGGTTTTTTATAGCCAATCAGCGATCATTAACCGACGATCCCCGCCATGCCACCTGTATCATCTTCTATGCGTGCGGATTAACAAAGGAGAAGGAGGATCAATCCCTCCAGGTTATCCACGACCTGATCTCGAAGAAGAAGCCTGATGCAGAACTGATCGTCTGGGGCTGTCTCCCGAGACAGAATCCTGCGGCGCTAGCAGAGGTGTATGATGGAGCCCTGGTGGGCCCGCGGGATGACGATTTTTTTGATAGATTTGGGGGTGAGATCTCCATACATCAGATATCCCACGCGGCGGCGGCGGATGACATGGCCACCCTTGCCCCTGCAACATACCATGGATGTGCCAGAGCGGATCCTCTTACTGCGGTAATACTCAGGGGGAAACAGGGAATCGAATTGCTGCACTCCCGCTATCAGTATGATTCGAGTATCTTTTATATCCCCGTTGCCACGGGATGCACCGGTCACTGCACGTACTGCAGCGAACGGCCAGTATTCGGCCCGATCAGAAGCCGCCCGCTCGAGGCGATCCGGGATGAATTCCAAGAAGGCCTTGAGAAGGGCTACAACCGCTTCTCCCTGATAGCCACGGATCTCGGTGCATACGGGATGGACCGGGGACTTTGCCTGCCCGATCTCCTCCAGGCAATGATAGATGCCGCCGGCGCGGCTGCCTTCAAGATTACCCTGAATCAGGTAGAGCCGCACAACCTTTTGCTGATCTATCCGCAGATGAAGGCGATTTTTAAGACAGGAAGGATCGATAGTCTGATGTCTCCCGTGCAGTCGGGCAGCGACAGAATCCTCAAACTGATGGGCAGGAAGTATTCTGCGGAGGCCTGGCGGGATCTCATGCTCGAGATCAATAGCAAGTATCCGCACATCCGACTCAGCACGCAGTTCTTGGTGGGTTTCCCGACCGAGACGGATGCCGATTTCCAAGCAACTTTAAACCTCCTCATGCCCCCCCTGCGGCTCGATGACCTATTTATATTTCAGTTCTCTCCACGACCCGGAATCCCTGCCTTGAAACTCAATGGTACGGTTGATAAGCAGGTGAAGGAAGCCCGGGCTGCAGCGCTGCTCAGGAGATTTGCCTATCGGTATGCCCGGAACAGTCTCCGTTTCAGATCGCGGTAG
- a CDS encoding flippase, which translates to MTLDVSWVFLSQVLTLGSGFVLSLFIGRWLGPAYFGVYMLAITIYSIASLLAGIGIPTAVVKYIAESRDSPERMHSIATSSTINSVVIASVFATAVFLGAETMAGLFHMPDLSSPIRLLALAIPIFVVNSTLLGLLNGLQEMHLFAFRSIFRSILIVGTTLGFVWLGLGIRGAILAQVVTEFVLFIFMIAAIRARFTMNFSAYRRITGELTVFGLQLLVVNTIWLLTTYADTLLIGYFLTDADVGIYSIAVAIAKTGFIALPGAISLVTYPMIANNHSRGLREENEWLMNLSIKGCLIFLSSMGFLLIVFSDRLIMLLFSPEYLPAAASMNVLVAGMLLFGPVLSIGSAVSAMNRPGIAVKVNAIVLATNILLDIPLIQAFGITGAAVATSLSLLLSTVLFIILQKKLFNIQIQVGYYGRALGLFSLMLAIYVATKGRIGENLLAIPLFFALSVMMCHVMLTPHEKGIIWSVVRGLYQRSRL; encoded by the coding sequence ATGACCCTGGATGTGAGCTGGGTCTTTCTCAGCCAGGTTCTCACCCTGGGATCCGGGTTTGTACTCAGTCTCTTCATCGGGAGATGGCTCGGTCCTGCATATTTCGGGGTCTACATGCTTGCCATCACCATCTACTCGATCGCATCCCTTCTTGCCGGCATCGGCATTCCCACTGCCGTAGTCAAATACATTGCAGAGAGCAGGGACTCCCCGGAGAGGATGCACAGTATTGCAACCTCCAGCACAATCAACTCCGTGGTGATCGCGTCGGTGTTTGCAACCGCCGTATTTCTGGGGGCGGAGACGATGGCAGGCCTCTTTCACATGCCGGACCTCTCCTCCCCGATCCGGTTGCTGGCGCTAGCAATACCGATCTTTGTCGTCAATTCGACATTGCTGGGCCTGCTGAATGGGTTGCAGGAGATGCATCTATTTGCATTTCGCTCTATCTTCCGGTCGATCTTGATCGTAGGAACAACTCTTGGGTTCGTCTGGCTTGGGCTCGGCATCCGGGGAGCCATCCTTGCCCAGGTGGTCACGGAATTCGTGCTTTTCATATTCATGATTGCAGCCATCCGGGCGCGGTTCACCATGAACTTCTCTGCATACCGAAGGATTACGGGAGAGCTCACCGTTTTCGGCCTCCAGCTGCTGGTGGTCAATACCATCTGGCTGCTGACCACCTACGCGGATACACTTCTTATCGGATATTTTTTAACGGATGCCGATGTCGGCATCTACTCCATTGCTGTTGCCATCGCAAAGACAGGCTTTATCGCGCTCCCGGGAGCGATCTCCCTGGTCACCTACCCAATGATTGCCAATAATCACAGCCGCGGGCTTCGGGAGGAGAACGAATGGCTGATGAACCTGTCGATAAAAGGCTGTCTGATTTTTCTCTCCAGCATGGGCTTTCTTCTCATCGTCTTCTCAGATCGCCTCATCATGCTTCTCTTCTCTCCCGAGTACCTCCCTGCCGCCGCCTCGATGAACGTGCTCGTAGCGGGCATGCTTCTCTTTGGACCGGTCTTATCCATCGGTTCGGCCGTCAGTGCGATGAATCGACCGGGCATTGCCGTGAAAGTGAACGCCATTGTACTGGCGACCAACATCCTCCTGGATATTCCGCTCATTCAGGCCTTCGGGATCACGGGTGCGGCGGTTGCCACGTCGCTATCCCTGCTGCTCTCGACAGTACTCTTCATCATCCTCCAGAAGAAGCTGTTCAATATACAGATACAGGTTGGCTACTATGGCAGGGCTCTGGGGCTATTCTCACTCATGCTTGCCATATATGTCGCTACAAAGGGCAGGATTGGAGAGAACCTGCTCGCGATCCCACTATTCTTCGCGCTCTCAGTGATGATGTGCCACGTGATGCTCACCCCGCACGAGAAGGGAATAATCTGGAGTGTAGTTCGGGGCCTCTATCAGCGGAGCAGATTATAA
- a CDS encoding GNAT family N-acetyltransferase has translation MHILPLEKDFKYIWKNVVKKSRREEARQAERLAVEIRDAASEEDVQEFYSIYAESTRRWGYGTPPDPIQLYENLLNSRDAGIKFRLATVGEEIIGGVISLGYGKSLFGFKSVFRADYGKYHATTLLYRDAIEIACEEGYAYLNLGASVSSLPGHRERLMKLKESYGARKVGIKTYQSRSRLGHMLCSCRKWLES, from the coding sequence GTGCATATCCTCCCGCTGGAAAAGGATTTCAAGTACATCTGGAAGAATGTGGTGAAAAAATCCCGCCGGGAAGAGGCGAGGCAGGCAGAGCGGCTCGCGGTGGAGATCCGCGATGCGGCATCGGAGGAGGATGTGCAGGAGTTCTACAGCATCTACGCCGAGTCGACCCGGAGGTGGGGATACGGCACCCCGCCGGATCCTATACAGCTCTACGAAAACCTTCTCAATTCCCGCGACGCCGGCATCAAATTCCGGCTGGCAACGGTTGGAGAGGAGATCATCGGCGGTGTGATCTCTCTGGGTTACGGCAAGAGCCTCTTCGGTTTCAAGAGCGTCTTCCGGGCAGACTATGGAAAGTACCATGCAACCACGCTCCTCTATCGGGATGCGATCGAGATCGCATGCGAAGAAGGGTATGCATATCTTAACCTGGGTGCGAGCGTGAGCAGCCTCCCCGGCCATCGCGAGAGGCTCATGAAGCTCAAAGAGAGTTACGGCGCCAGGAAGGTCGGGATCAAGACCTACCAGAGCCGATCCCGGTTGGGGCATATGCTCTGTTCCTGCAGAAAATGGCTGGAATCTTGA